In a single window of the Saccharothrix australiensis genome:
- a CDS encoding sulfotransferase, with amino-acid sequence MAVGAVVRRGFAGDLAGRLAELRALRGPAVDGFTGRVRDLVVIASSSRGGSSMVTELLRHSPRVLHLRAEINPFLRLAGLGHPDSATGSDRLGAEHLHALAPHVRQELDRELALDAGTPCDAVDDEQYALDVAWRITVQWPDFDLDPRLLTRLALRVLGEVRAARGWRAGEVRDVVAFHLALLEALRAGGLPVDARYYDLPAARRGSGEPLGAPGDTLVEEPPFVLTQPWRRADEHDVAHKSLVVKTPSNAYRIGFLRALFPHARLRVVHLTRNPAAAINGLYDGWRHDGFHAHRVAEPLRISGYADHRPQDRLWWKFDLPPGWREYTDAPLTRVCGFQWHRCHQAVLDEVAPVAADTVRIRFEDLIRSRRSRVDCARHLAEWLGVPFDGALRRAAQEGIGPVVATAAPAPARWRARAGLILRAVRGPVRDLAERLGYDAEDGWI; translated from the coding sequence ATGGCGGTCGGTGCGGTGGTGCGCCGCGGTTTCGCGGGCGACCTGGCCGGGCGGCTCGCCGAGCTGCGCGCGCTGCGGGGCCCGGCGGTCGACGGCTTCACCGGGCGGGTGCGCGACCTCGTCGTGATCGCGTCCAGCTCGCGCGGCGGGTCGAGCATGGTGACCGAGCTGCTCCGCCACTCGCCGCGGGTGCTGCACCTGCGGGCGGAGATCAACCCGTTCCTGCGGCTGGCCGGGCTCGGCCACCCGGACAGCGCGACCGGGTCGGACCGCCTGGGCGCGGAGCACCTGCACGCCCTGGCGCCGCACGTCCGGCAGGAGCTGGACCGGGAGCTGGCGCTCGACGCGGGCACGCCGTGCGACGCGGTGGACGACGAGCAGTACGCGCTGGACGTGGCGTGGCGGATCACGGTGCAGTGGCCGGACTTCGACCTCGACCCGCGGCTGCTGACCCGCCTGGCCCTGCGCGTGCTGGGCGAGGTGCGCGCGGCGCGCGGCTGGCGCGCGGGCGAGGTGCGCGACGTGGTCGCGTTCCACCTGGCGCTGCTGGAGGCGCTGCGCGCGGGCGGCCTGCCGGTCGACGCACGGTACTACGACCTGCCCGCCGCCCGGCGCGGCTCGGGCGAACCGCTGGGCGCGCCGGGCGACACCCTGGTCGAGGAGCCGCCGTTCGTGCTGACGCAGCCGTGGCGGCGGGCCGACGAGCACGACGTCGCGCACAAGTCGCTGGTGGTCAAGACGCCGAGCAACGCGTACCGGATCGGGTTCCTGCGCGCCCTGTTCCCGCACGCGCGGCTGCGGGTCGTGCACCTGACCCGCAACCCGGCGGCGGCGATCAACGGCCTCTACGACGGCTGGCGGCACGACGGCTTCCACGCGCACCGCGTCGCCGAGCCGCTGCGCATCAGCGGGTACGCCGACCACCGGCCGCAGGACCGCCTGTGGTGGAAGTTCGACCTGCCGCCGGGCTGGCGCGAGTACACCGACGCGCCGCTGACCAGGGTGTGCGGCTTCCAGTGGCACCGCTGCCACCAGGCGGTGCTGGACGAGGTGGCGCCGGTCGCGGCGGACACCGTGCGCATCCGGTTCGAGGACCTGATCCGGTCGCGGCGCAGCCGGGTCGACTGCGCGCGGCACCTCGCGGAGTGGCTGGGCGTGCCGTTCGACGGCGCGCTGCGCCGCGCCGCGCAGGAGGGCATCGGCCCGGTGGTCGCGACCGCCGCGCCCGCGCCCGCCCGCTGGCGCGCCCGCGCCGGACTGATCCTGCGTGCCGTTCGCGGACCGGTGCGCGACCTGGCGGAAAGGCTGGGCTATGACGCGGAGGACGGCTGGATCTGA
- a CDS encoding dimethylarginine dimethylaminohydrolase family protein: MTRGTTGPELPGTLGGAGWVPRAGTHADDVERGELWTACGYRHEWTPLRAVQLARPPASFAAVTDVRDHLMEAPVDLGALRAETEGIAEAFRDEGVRVRFVHPPATCPPNVVFQRDLFFMTPEGAVLARAASAQRAGEERHTAHALSAAGYPILRTVGGAATFEGADALWLDERTVAVGVGFRTNAAGARAVREALRDQGAEVVEVPLARGVQHLLGTVVPLAERFAAVRRDTVTPPLRRLLAERDYDLVEFPDDEDVVRRRGMNLVALGPRRVLVPAGAPSVRRALERSGVDVREVPTTQHVRAAGGLGCVTGVLHRAAPGG; the protein is encoded by the coding sequence GTGACGCGGGGGACGACCGGACCCGAGCTGCCGGGCACGCTCGGCGGCGCGGGCTGGGTGCCCCGCGCGGGCACCCACGCCGACGACGTCGAGCGCGGCGAGCTGTGGACGGCCTGCGGCTACCGCCACGAGTGGACGCCGCTGCGCGCGGTGCAGCTCGCCCGCCCGCCCGCCTCCTTCGCCGCCGTGACCGACGTGCGGGACCACCTGATGGAGGCGCCGGTGGACCTCGGCGCGCTGCGCGCCGAGACCGAGGGCATCGCCGAGGCGTTCCGGGACGAGGGCGTGCGGGTGCGCTTCGTCCACCCGCCCGCGACGTGCCCGCCGAACGTCGTGTTCCAGCGCGACCTGTTCTTCATGACGCCGGAGGGCGCGGTGCTGGCCCGCGCGGCGTCGGCGCAGCGCGCGGGGGAGGAGCGGCACACCGCGCACGCCCTGAGCGCCGCCGGGTACCCGATCCTGCGCACGGTCGGCGGCGCGGCCACGTTCGAGGGCGCGGACGCGCTGTGGCTGGACGAGCGGACCGTCGCGGTCGGCGTCGGGTTCCGCACGAACGCCGCCGGCGCGCGCGCGGTGCGGGAAGCCCTGCGCGACCAGGGCGCGGAGGTCGTCGAGGTGCCGTTGGCGCGCGGGGTGCAGCACCTGCTGGGCACCGTCGTCCCGCTCGCCGAGCGCTTCGCGGCGGTCCGCCGGGACACCGTCACCCCGCCCCTGCGGCGGCTGCTCGCGGAACGCGACTACGACCTGGTCGAGTTCCCCGACGACGAGGACGTGGTGCGCCGCCGCGGCATGAACCTGGTGGCGCTCGGGCCGAGGAGGGTGCTCGTGCCCGCGGGCGCGCCGTCCGTCCGCCGCGCCCTGGAGCGGTCCGGTGTGGACGTCCGGGAGGTGCCCACCACGCAGCACGTGCGCGCCGCCGGCGGTCTCGGCTGCGTCACCGGCGTGCTGCACCGCGCGGCGCCGGGCGGCTGA
- a CDS encoding HAD family hydrolase: MAAVEAVVFDWAGTLTPWADADVAGYWDAAARAVDAGLAERHGAALLAAERELAGRCRTELCSATLEQVFELAGVACTAAAKAAYFRAWERHTLLDPAGPGVLRGLRERGIRVGVLSNTMWPRERHEEIFRRDGVLPLLDAAVYSSEIPWSKPHPEAFRAALRALGDVPAARAVYVGDRLFEDIHGAHAAGMRAVHVPHSNIPEHELGSAEGRPDATVRSLAELLPLVDRWNAEGRAVSRPAPRGAARR, translated from the coding sequence GTGGCTGCGGTCGAAGCGGTGGTGTTCGACTGGGCGGGCACGTTGACGCCGTGGGCGGACGCCGACGTGGCCGGGTACTGGGACGCCGCCGCCAGGGCGGTCGACGCCGGGCTGGCCGAGCGGCACGGCGCGGCGCTGCTCGCGGCCGAGCGCGAACTGGCCGGGCGGTGCCGCACCGAGCTGTGCTCGGCGACCCTGGAGCAGGTGTTCGAGCTGGCCGGGGTGGCGTGCACGGCGGCGGCCAAGGCGGCGTACTTCCGGGCGTGGGAGCGGCACACCCTGCTCGACCCGGCCGGTCCGGGCGTGCTGCGCGGCCTGCGCGAGCGCGGCATCCGGGTCGGCGTGCTGTCCAACACCATGTGGCCGCGCGAGCGGCACGAGGAGATCTTCCGTCGGGACGGCGTGCTGCCGCTGCTCGACGCGGCCGTCTACAGCAGCGAGATCCCGTGGAGCAAGCCGCACCCCGAGGCGTTCCGGGCGGCGCTGCGCGCGCTGGGCGACGTGCCCGCGGCACGCGCGGTCTACGTCGGCGACCGGCTGTTCGAGGACATCCACGGCGCGCACGCGGCCGGGATGCGCGCGGTGCACGTGCCGCACAGCAACATCCCGGAGCACGAGCTGGGCTCGGCGGAGGGCAGGCCCGACGCGACGGTGCGCTCGCTCGCCGAGCTGCTGCCGCTGGTGGACCGCTGGAACGCGGAGGGCCGCGCGGTCAGCCGCCCGGCGCCGCGCGGTGCAGCACGCCGGTGA
- the folE gene encoding GTP cyclohydrolase I has product MSFTIPEVVDGVELVGGAAPARTPDPLEGLARQLLVEIGEDPDRDGLRGTPARYARWWREFTDYDPGRIETVFQSVGSDQLVEVNDIKVWSLCEHHLLPFWCEVSIAYVARGRLLGLSKFARIAHDHAHRLQIQERLTQGIADAVVEASGSPDVAVRATGEHLCMTMRGIRTGARMNTSVLRGVFQSDPQMRARLS; this is encoded by the coding sequence ATGTCCTTCACGATTCCTGAGGTAGTCGACGGCGTCGAACTCGTCGGGGGCGCCGCGCCCGCGCGCACCCCGGACCCGCTGGAGGGGCTGGCGAGGCAACTGCTGGTCGAGATCGGCGAGGACCCCGACCGGGACGGGTTGCGCGGCACGCCCGCCCGCTACGCCCGGTGGTGGCGGGAGTTCACCGACTACGACCCCGGCCGCATCGAGACGGTGTTCCAGTCGGTCGGCTCCGACCAGCTCGTGGAGGTCAACGACATCAAGGTGTGGTCGCTGTGCGAGCACCACCTGCTGCCGTTCTGGTGCGAGGTGTCGATCGCGTACGTGGCGCGCGGCCGGTTGCTGGGCCTGTCGAAGTTCGCCCGGATCGCCCACGACCACGCGCACCGCCTCCAGATCCAGGAGCGCCTGACGCAGGGCATCGCCGACGCGGTCGTGGAGGCGTCGGGCTCGCCGGACGTCGCCGTCCGGGCGACCGGCGAGCACCTGTGCATGACCATGCGCGGCATCCGCACCGGCGCGCGGATGAACACCTCGGTGCTGCGCGGCGTGTTCCAGAGCGACCCGCAGATGCGGGCCCGGCTGAGCTGA